ACCGAAAAATTTgccaaataaaaaagaccTTCTTACGTATAAAACGATCACgcaactttttttcaatatttttttttcgccCACTctcgaaaaaaatttgagcTTTTCTTACTTCCATTAGcgtttttcctttttctctgtAACCTTTTCCAGATCTTAAAAGTTCTTTGTCCATCCAATTTAACTAAAAACaccaagacaaaaaaagagcagCAAAAATGGATTCCAAGACCCCAGTCACCTTAGCTAAAGTCATCAAAGTTCTAGGCCGTACCGGTTCTCGTGGTGGTGTTACTCAAGTTCGTGTTGAATTCTTGGAAGACACTACCCGTACCATCGTCAGAAACGTTAAGGGCCCAGTCAGAGAAAACGACATTTTGGTCTTGATGGAATCTGAACGTGAAGCTCGTCGTTTGcgttaaaaaaatattcaaaaaaattacaatatcaatgcTTTTAAAGCattaatcttttttttctatattttccaaactACAAGTATCTTTTAATATGtctcaaaaaatgaagcaTGAAGAATTATTCCAATTGAGGTTTTAGTTATGAAACCGGTAGCAAATAATATACAATTCGGTAAgcacttcaaaaaaaatcaaaagaaggaTGAAAGGCAGTATGAGTTTGAGCTTTGGTCGGTTTTTCCACAAGATGAAACCAGACAACAATCCTTTATTAATTTTAATGGGTTCTTAAGCAAGAAATATCTCtgtagtaaaaaaaaagaacgaaCGTGTTTAGAGATGCTCAATGATATCAGTaagaaagttttcaaaaaatgaattaaaTGATTGAAGTCACTTAATTTTTGTGgttttttggaaatgggTTTAGTGTAAACCACTATTATTGATGAGATATCTGACAAGagttgcttttttttaagcTATCTAGAGTATTATTGGGCCTTAAGGATTAATTAATTTGAGGCTAACCTGTGTGTGGCCTGGAAAGAAGCGAATCGACAAGAAGTCTCTTACTATGGCTTTCTCTTTGGATGCGCCTACCGATAAATACGATTTAAATATTACATTCATATACTTACTCAATATAATAATTCTAATTACTTCAATCATACAAGGAAGGAAACAGTCCTCAAAAGTAGCACTTTTGTCTGTGGTGTTAGGGCGCTTTAAACCCCTACACCTTGTgatatttgaaatatctGCGATTTGTATTGTGAAAAGTTCTGGATTGTTTTGCGTCAGCGGTTAGTTAATAAGTTTCTATTGCAGGATAAAGCCGTACTGGGCGGCTATTTGCTATGCGCGGCTGATATCTGAGGAGTGTTGTCAAGAGCCATTTAATTATATAGAATTGTTTCTGTTCCTTCAATAAAGCAGCCAAAcgtcaaaaataaaaactttatCGAAAGACAAGGCACAGTTTTATACGATGTCGATCAAAGCGTCCTGATTAGATATTTGTATGAAATAAACTTGTGTTTTATAAAGTGATCTATTATGtaaatatcttttttttgagaagtGTGCCATAGTAACGGCTTATTCtcattgtttttcttttgtatcCGTAATGCGCATAGTCTTctgtttattattgtccTTTGTAATAATGTGTCTTTTCAGAATTGGTCCAGGCTGGTTAGCGGAGTTTTGAACATAATCAACAAAATGATCAAAATAGGTATTGTGCTAGACTGCATCagtttttaattttgatctttccaaactttcttttttttcgagGGTAAGTGTCAGCTGAAGAGGAAACTGAAGGCGTAGCTGACTCCGACCTTGTTCTTTCTGGAGATGTAGACTCAAGCCTAGAAAAATCTTCTGTAAAAGGCAACGATGTGGCACTCCTTTTTGTGGCATTCTCCTTGTAGTTTCCTTCAGATTTTAAAGTGGAGTGGCTATTTGGTCGATGTCTATTTAAAGGGTCTACCTCTCTTGACTGCGGTTCGAAATCATCGTCATAATCATCGAGCTCATTTACTGGAGAGAATTCAAAGGGTGCTTTAGTAGATTCGTTTGGTTCTGTACTTTGATTTATATCACGTATATCTTGAAAAGTTAACagtcttttcaatgaattggTTGCTGGGGTTTGAGAGTGCACGTTCCCTTTAGTGAGTAGTTTTTCCACTATATCATCATCTGTAACTGGCTGAAGAAACTTGTGGTTTTTAGAGGTTTCAGGTGCCCATTGGCTAATTATTTTAGTTCCTCCATCTAAATCATTAACGGACcttaaaagaaaatctatgcatttttgcttttcacCAAGAATATCTCCCtggatattttgatattggGTGGAAACACTTGCCAGTTGTAATAAAACCAAGCTTAAATTCTGCAAGATTGCAAAGCAGATATCCCTGGTAACGTGATATGGTAAACTCTTTATAGAAACCGTAATCATGGCAGATAAACTGAAATGGAAACTCAATTGCGAGTCTACTATTTCGAATTGATTAATACTTTTAGGTGACCGTACAATGTCCAttagtttttgtttaatttgATTTAAAGATGCATTACCCGTGAAACCTTGGTTTTGGCATTGCTTCTCCAATTGAGTTTGGGTCAGTTCGAATACAGTAGGTACAAAATCATTTAGGGGAATAAAGACGACCATCAAAATTGTAGCAGAAGATATAATAGGTAAAAAGGTTACTAGACTATTTTCCTCATCATTGACATTTCCCACAAACCATTTCGAATGGTTTAGTTGTTGCCTTATGAACTCAGAACTCATCATCCAAATGATGTGTTAAAGTAGGAGGCTAGTCTTTTTGACATGGTAAGTGCCGACAGGGtctattttcttctgtagCATCGTCTCGTTTTTGCACGCTTTCCGAATATGAGGTACCAATATCCCTTtttgggaagaaaaactgtGTAAAAAATTACATCAAATACAAACATGCTTATATATCAAAATTGTATTGTTTATAgaattcctttttgttaATACACCAGAGATCTTGGGAAATGTGCTTGAAAGCCTTCCAAACATCGTTAATAAATTCCTCAATCATGAGATCACTGAACTGTTCCATGTTAATGCCCTTCTTCAACCAGACCTTCTCAGTATTCAATCTTGCTTGAGTTGCTTTATCGAACAAGACCCTACTTACACGTTCAAATGCTAAAGTAGAAGTTAATTGGTAGGACTTAGAAACAGCCCTgaaaatttctttgtttctaTTGCTAGAATCAAATAACGTGTCAATAATTTCATAGAATCTAATTATTGTACCAGAAAATGTTAAGAACTTGTCACTTCTGACATCGAATCCTTTCAAGATTTCATCGAAGTCTTCTTCCTCGTATTTGATGAATTGGATTCTTTTTCCTGTGTCAAGATCGatgaggaaaagaaatcctCTTTCTCTAAACGTTAGTTTATGGAATGCCAGGCCATACACTTCCGATACTATTCGTATCAAAAGCGGATTGATTAGGATAGTAGATAGTTTCAACCCTTCAAATaaaatgtcttcttcttcgttggctgatttttcaaaattgaataaaatgGTATTAACGCAAATCGATATTGATATTAGTGTGAACTGAAccattttgttcttgtctATAATTTTATGATTTTGACGAATCACCATGTCGATATTACCTATGCTAGTAATCATACACAGAGCTCTCGATAAGATCATTATAGCAAACGGATCAATCTCGGAGTAGTAAATTGGATTCGTATAGTGCTCGAtaggtgaaaaatttgattgGACGAATCTAgtcaataacaacaacaaagcaGGGGTTTTTTCACTTGTTTGTCTTTTATGAATCTCACGACTAATGAACCGAGAAACCCTTAAAAAATCGTGCATCAACTTGCTTCTCTTTGCCTTGAACCTGGAGTTGATACCCGATGACTCAGAATCTTGCACAGTAAATGCATTCAGATTTAAAGAATCATCAGAAATGAATGGAGGTTTACCTACATCATATGAACATGAAACATCGAAGAACAATGTCCAGAACCAAATACATCTGAGGCTTTCCTTAGTTTCYTGGCTTTCGTCCATATGCCATCTATTGATATCATCCAAACCTAAACTAACGCATGACTGGCATAACTCGTTCACTAAACCAATGCCTTGAGTGCCATCCCACACACCGCTTGTACAGTTTATCATTATATTAATGTaagacaacaaaaaaaactgcagtctttcaatgaaattTGAGcttgaagatgatgaagccACAGTTAAACCGTGAATGAAGTCTTTGATGGAAGAAGGAACATTTTGATTATAATACTTTAAACAAAGAATTTGGAGTATGATACCAAGATTGTACTTGTCTCTTGGATCTTCTGTTAAATTAAGGAGAACAATTAGATCAACGTTAGTGGCATCTCTAACGAAGAGCTTTTCtaaaaaaggcaaaacaTCatctttgttgaaaatacGTAATAAGTCAAACAGTGAGCTACTGAAAAACGAGTCGACGCATATTTTAAGTTGAGAAAAGGTGGGCAAAACCGAAACAATAGAAGATTCCTGTAACAAGGGTTCATTGTATTCAGGGGGCGGTTTCAAAACTGCCCACAAACTTTGAAACTCTGTTTGAAATTTATTTGGCTCGAACAAAGACAGCGTTTTCCAAGAAGTCGGGCCAAATACGTACATTGAGCCATTCTCCCCCAAAACAGAAGTACGGAGAAACCTTAGCGGATTATCGAGGCTTCCGTTTGGCATCGATTCATCACCGGTATCgttattgttttctgttAATAGGTTTTGTAAACTCTGAATCTTCTGCACCAATGCTACATTGGGCACCTGACTGAACAATACAGTGTTAGTCACGGGATAGTTGAACTCCTCTGTATAGATACATTGTGGCAATTTCCTAATGACACATTGCTGACACATGGGCCTAGCCTGACTGCATTtcagtttccttttcctgCAGAAAGTGCACGACTTGATGACCTTCCTCCTCTTGCCCTTCTTGTCACCGGAGTAGGACCCTTCAGTACCAAACGATGCACCCATATGGAACCCATCCATGCCGACAAATTTTGCCCCGTTTGTCTCTTCTTTGCCTCTTTCCCCGGTCATGCAACTTTCCAAATGCCATTAACATTCTAAGAAATTCCGCCAACGCGCCAAGGCGCTGCGCTGTCAGTCACCCTCTAATAGTATATTGCGCTCGCCGTTAACAGCACCCCCGGCCGAATGCTGTTGTGACCCACGTGTACTTGTTGAGCCATTACCGAAGCCTCCATTCAACAGTACCACAGCCATCGTTGGGTGGATATCCAATAGGCATTGTGACAAGCTAAGATCTCCTCAAAGTGCAAAACCCTTATTTTTCTCAGCCGTGCGTTATTTCATTTGATGatcttttttaaaaatagaCTTAAATAGAGATCAGTCAATAGATTGGTCGGTTCCTCAACAGGGGCCTGTTGAATATATAAGCTGTGCATTTCAAAGGTAATATTATCTGGGAAGAACCAAAGTTAGACAACACACAAAATGGTCGCTGCTTTATCATACCTGCCCACCGAGCTTATCGAGAGGATATTCGAGTTTACAGTGGCGGAGACCGCCTCGCAGGAGTGGCTGTACAATTTGGTTACATTGATCGACTTCGCAGTTTCTTCTGGGGGCGAGACCGCTATAATGAACACGTTTTTAACAAATTACGTCAAGAAGAACCTAATGGTTTTGGACCTGACCTGCGAGACTACACAGAAATCAATACGGCAGTttaaatataaatttttgGGGAAGCTTTTACCCTACATTGATCTGGATACCCAATATATCAGACTTTCTGATATAGAGACTGCATCTGGTAAGATCCAGAGTTCGAAGATCGAGAAACTTATCGTTATATTTGACGAATCTTCCGATTTGGCCAGTATAGACGCTTTTTTCCCCTTAGCCAATTctaatttgaaaataaccGAGTTCATATTTTGTATCCATGATCTGAAGAGTTCGTTCTACTCGCCTCTGGAAAAACTGCACGAAGCGAACATCGTGTCGAACATCGATATCAACACATTGTACCTAGATTCTCTAGATTCGAATGTTTATTCAGATCAAGATttctttggaatttttgACTCCAACATTTTCCAACTGATTAATAAAGACTTCCGAAATTTCTTTACCAAGACTAATCAAAAGGGGAATGGAAGACCTCCGATTTGCAAAAAAGTTTGCTTTCCCTTTGTGGAAACTTTAAATTTAGATTATATGGCTCtggatttattttttaattcgATTCTGCGTAAACTGACTGCCAGAataaaaagttttgaaagaaataacGAATTTGACGTGAGCGAAaacttgaatttgaattcgaCAACGACGATGTCATCTTTGATTATCAAATCGATCTTACGACAATTCTTCAACGATTTCCACATAAACTTTCCCAATTTGGTCactttgaatttcatcaaGACTTCCACTTTCCAAAACCGTAAAGAGGTTACTCAGTGCTGCAATTTCATAGATTTATCGTCATCTGTACTGAACAAATGTTTGAGCGAAAGTATTTCGATAAATTTTCTCTTCCAACTAcactctttgaaaaattggtcATTGCCCAAGATCAAGGAATTTACTGGACACAAGTTCAAGTACGACGAAACCACTTCTTCAGGCTCACCAGAGAGATATATTAAATCATTAAGAGGGAACATAAAAATTTTGCAAGACATGGCGATTAGCGAAACCAATGATGGTACCTGCTATTTCAGAGTGAAGTTGATTCCTGAAGGTGTGGAGAAAACCCAAATAATCAACTGGATACCCTACGCTTCTTCATTCGTCGATGACACCGCCAACCAAAGACACCGCCTGAGAAGACCAATGAtctgtttgaaaaacaacTCATTGAAATCCCTGACCGTTAAGATCATACGCATCGAGAAATGCTCTTCTACTGACATCCAGGGGTTCTACTTGCCCAATTTAAGGGAATTGTTTATAAACAACTCCATCTGCGAAACCACCACCCAGCAGCAAAGGCAAGCTACCAATGATACGAGTTGCATAGAATTCACGTCGTGGAACGAATTACCGCAGTGTGGGAAGCTGGGGTTTGCCCAGTTGAAGAATGACTCAAATTATGTTCTCAACATCAGTAATTTGCAAGACCACTTACCAAATTTGAATCTGCGGGAGAGTTTCCCCACATTTTTCGatgaaagacaaaaatttaTTGTTGTGTAAAGTTCCCAACCCTCTGCTAGCATACATAAGTACGCGTACATTCCTGTCTATGTATCCTTCAATCTATCTAAAGAAACACGTTATATAAACGAAAAGTTTTTGGTAGCGAATTCTCAacgctttttcttttcgggtcttcttctgccatcaaaaaataaataaataaactaTAATAATGAAGTGTAACATATAGTATTGCTCCAAAACAACACAGAAGTTCACACAGTGACACCCGCACAACCGCACACAAGCAAGTAGGGATGATTAAGTCAACGCTAATTTATAGAGAAGATGGGCTGCCTCTTTGTACGTCCGTGGACAACGAAAACGATCCCTCACTGTCtgaacaaaagcaaaaagtGAAGATCGTGGTCTCCAGAATGACACCACAGTCCGCCACCGAGGCCACTTTAGAAAGTGGCTCTTTTGAAATCCACTACTTGAAGAAATCCATGGTCTTCTATTTTGTCATATGTGAGTCCGGATACCCAAGAAACTTAGCATTTTCGTACCTTAACGACATAGCCCAGGAGTTCGAACACTCCTTTGCCAACGAATACCCCAAGACCACCGTGAGGCCCTACCAGTTCGTCAACTTCGACAACTTCCTACAAATGACCAAGAAAAGTTACAGCGACAAGAAAGTCCAGGACAACTTGGACCAGCTAAACCAAGAGCTGGTGGGAGTCAAACAAATCATGTCCAAAAACATCGAAGATCTGCTTTACAGAGGCGATTCCCTCGACAAAATGAGCGACATGAGTTCCTCCCTGAAGGAAACCTCCAAGAGATACAGAAAGTCCGCGCGAAAGATCAACTTCGATCTCTTGATTAGTCAATATGCCCCCATCGTCATAGtcgccttcttctttgtcttcctcttctggTGGGTCTTCCTTAGATAGGTGCCGCCTCACTCAACCCCCACCCATGTAAAGTCCGACCGACCTAGTTCCAATCTCCAACATTGTGTAGTGTAGTATAGTGTTAGTAAGTATAGTATATTGTATTTGACATAATTACGTATTTCCAGGCACTGCACGGGTGACCCGCCGCACCGTCGTTTTTTAGGGAGTCTTTTCAAGGATATATCATCGTTATAAGTCGAAGTGAAAGAGCATTTTCACCTCTTTTGTTTCGTAGCATTGCTACCGTCTCCTTCCCCATTGCTCTGTGTTTTGAACTAGTCTAACAAAGAGAGACAAGAGTGTTTTccggaaaaaaagaagaaaaagaaagcaaagcATTTAGCGTTAGCATATACCATCATGTCCCAGCTCCCAACCGATTTTGCCTCATTGATCAAAAGATTTCAGTTTGTTAGCGTCCTAGACTCTAACCCGCAAACCAAAGTCATGTCCTTATTGGGGACTATCGACAATAAGGACGCAATCATCACCGCCGAAAAGACGCACTTTCTGTTCGACGAAACGGTAAGAAGACCCTCCCAAGACGGTCGTTCTACCCCGGTCTTGTACAACTGCGAAAACGAATATTCCTGTATTAGCGGGATCCAGGAACTGAAGGAAATCACCTCTAATGACATATACTACTGGGGGCTGTCTGTGATAAAGCAGGACATGCAATCCAACCCCACCGCCAAGCTGAACTTGATTTGGCCCGCAACGCCAATTCATATTAAGAAATATGAACAGCAGAACTTCCACTTGGTCAGAGAAACTCCTGAAATGTATAAGAGAATCGTCCAGCCTTACATCGAAGAGATGTGTAACAACGGTAGACTTAAATGGGTCAACAACATTCTTTATGAAGGTGCCGAGGCAGAAAGAGTCGTTTACAAAGATTTTTCCGAAGAGAATAAAGACGATGGATTCCTAATTTTGCCTGATATGAAATGGGACGGTATGAACCTGGACTCTTTGTACTTGGTTGCCATCGTTTATAGAACTGACATCAAGACAATAAGAGATTTGAGACACTGTGACAAGGAATGGTTAATCAACCTAAATAACAAGATCAGATCCATTGTTCCTGGTTGTTATAACTACGCAGTCCATCCTGATGAGTTGAGAATATTGATTCACTACCAACCCTCTTATTATCATTTCCACATTCACATTGTTAACATAAAGCATCCAGGTCTGGGTAACAGCATTGCTGCCGGCAAAGCTATTTTGTTGGAGGATATCATCGAAATGTTGAATTATTTAGGTCCCGAAGGTTACATGAACAAGACAATCACCTATGCTATTGGTGAGAACCACGATTTATGGAAAAGAGGTTTGGAGGAAGAACTTACCAAACAATTGGAAAGAGACGGTATCCCAAAAATACCTAAGATTATGAACGGTTTTAAGTAAACTGCCATTCGTGTCTGATTCCTCATGTGCCtcccttctttttttctacttcatgtatacttttttcaagattgtTTTGCATATCCTGGTTCCTAACCACTCAGGACATGCGCGCTTGAAGTCTGTGATTAGAAACTAATATAATACGTGTTATATAACCACTTATTTagagaaataaataaaactaACAATCTGAAGGGGCTGTGGGATATCCAGCAGTTTGCTATTGCCGTGAATCTTAAAGACCCTTTTTcccatttctttttgcgTAAGCCCGAAACgagatgaaaaattccatcAATACAAATAAGTATAAACAAACAAGTAAATAAAGGGGACAGCAACACAGATAATACACCATTGACGTCTTCTTAGTTTAGGAAATCGACAGCATGAGGGAAGATAgacagaaaagaaaccgTGAAGATAGtgctgatgaaaaaaatataccgCCTCGCAAGAGATCGAAAACTGGCTCAACAGATGACGAAACAGCTAGCACGAAATTACGTTCTGCCGTGCCCAAAGGCTATAAAATGATGGAAAAAATGGGCTATAAAGAAGGTGAAACACTAGGTAAGAACACGAATGCCCTCAAAGAACCTATTAAGGTAAAAATCCATTCCAAAAAACAAGGTATACGTACAAGTAAGCCTACTACACGCACAGCAAATGACATACAGACAAGCGAACAGGCATTTAAAGAACGGGAAagtaagaagaagaaaaataagcaGTTAGAAAAAGTTTGGTACAACATGCAGAAAACTGCTTTTGAAATGACGGGTGACTCTGAGTTATACAATCCAGGCGAGGATCCGAGAGACTTTAATGTACTATGGAGATCATATGTGATACTCTTGAATGATAAACTAAGAGAAAACTTAAGTAACAGTGATAGTACAAAGGCGAAGGACAAAGTGAAACTGGTATCAGAAGAAGAGTTAGAGTCTTCACTCGCAGACAAAACAAAAGCCATTAAAGATGCCCCTGTCGTAATAGAGTACGATACCACAGTTATTGATGACGACATCATAGAAGATGGCGAATTGGCTGCACTAAGAGAGCTAAGCATAGAAAAAAGGATAACCAAATTAAATGTTCTTCTGCgatctgaaaaatattactgtttcttttgtgGGGTACGGTATAAGGATGAAGGCGATCTTTACGAGCATTGTCCCGGTACAAATGAAGAGGACCATGAATGATTCCCGTTTAGCATAAGTGTATccatatttttaatttttcagccgcaaagaattacaaatgATAttaatataaatatataatacacACTACGAGTGGCACATATCGAAAATCACTTGAGGAAAGTAGTTCATTTATTCCCTTGCAGAAACCACTTTGAAACCTTCCTCCAATACTGCAGTGACAGTTTCGTTTTTATATGGTAGATTATTTAACACGAATGCAATGTCATCCCATTGCTTTTGCGTTTCACATTTCTTCAACCTTCCAACTAGCTTCTCATTAAGTTGCTTTTGGtgtctttctttatcaatgaATGTTAGCAAAAACTTCACGATCTTCTTAAAGCTTTCTTTCCCCAATAAATTATCGGACGATAAACTactaaaaatatcaatgaaCCCATTATAGATGGCGTTGTCCTTAGAAGCTAATTCGGTGAAAAATAATCTACACATATCGCTTATACCTTGATCTGGGTTGTCTAAACATTTGGCCATTTCTCCTAATTGTCCCTTCACTTTAACTTGACCAgctaaaatcaaaaatgtaACGGTCATTAAACATGTCCTTTGCACCatcaaattttcatcatgtAAACGACGGTACAAATAATCCGTATTCTCATCTACCAGATTGTTGAAGCATACTGCCATATCACCTAGCCCCAAGACAGCGTTTGAGCGAATAGTAGGATCAGGCGATTTTTCCATTACAGTAATTAATAGCGGTAGCCTTTTTTCACAATACTGCGAAGACAAGCACATTAGTTTTTCTAAACATAAGGTTGCCGTTCTTTGTAACATCGGATCACCAAACCTACTTGAATTAGAAACAATCTCTTCCACAATGGGGCAAAATTTTCCCAGGATAGATTTGTCTCCAAATAATAGTTCATTCTCCTTTACAAATTGAATTGCATCTGTGAAATCGTCTTCATTAGTACCTCCAATCATTTCTAGTTCTTTGTCGTCACCATTATCCTGCGTAGTATTGGTCATATCACCATCTTGATTTTTGCCCTTACCTTTCCGAGTTTCTGCttcaatctttcttttcttgaattctGCTTCAcacttttccaaataaaCAAGCGTTTTGATCGCTACTTGTCCAACAACGAACAGCAATTGACTGAGGGATACCACTCTAGAGGATTGTTCAAATGACAGAATAGAATCATCTCCTTCAGGCTTACCAAACGTCATCATAGTCTTTTCCCTTATCAGATCCGTAGCTAATATATCGGGCTTAGAGGAGATTGTAAACAATGCGCTAAGCGCTTGTTCACACATAGGATAATATTCATtatctctagtataattGATAATCATAGCATACAGCTTTTTGACCGCAACATCTTCATGCTCTTGGTTTATTGCCTTGGTGATAATAGTACTTTTCTTTGGGACCATCCTCTCCAATGTTAAACAAGAATACCGACAGAGTGTCAAATCTTTGATACCAACACTGCCGAGCCCAATGTTCAGTAATGACTCTAACCCCTTTAACGCGATTTCGTTATCTGCCAGCGATAGCATTCctaaaataataatagaaCCATGGATCTGCTCATTAGAAAACCTCCTTTCAGCATTGGTGTTATCTGGCTCACTGTTGTTCACGgttttttccaattctgtATTAGTCTTTGATGCTGAATTGTAAATAGCCCAAAGGATATTAATGACATTCTGGTCtatcattttttgttcGTACATCATTCCCAATAATTGTTCCAAAGAAGCCAAGTCTGCGATCGATGCGCCGACGGTCAAGTTGATCAAATTTTTGGCAATATGTGCGGTCTTCTCTCGCATATCACAACCATCTGGTGCGGTTAAAAACAACTGCTTGTAACATTCTATCAAGTGCGCTGATATACTTGTTCCTTCGTCATTTGTGCCTTTCATCCAAACCAAATGcagcattttttttataccAAACTCGCTTAACTCAACATCATACGCGTCTGCTAGGACCAAAAAGTCCATTGATTCCAATACctcatttctatttttggaGAACAGTAGATTAGATATTAGTTCGATACTTTTGtgtatttctttaat
This DNA window, taken from Saccharomyces eubayanus strain FM1318 chromosome XII, whole genome shotgun sequence, encodes the following:
- the YCS4 gene encoding condensin subunit YCS4; this translates as MSGFNLSEYLTKFQTTDRATYPRLEDPSRELNVIIDQLAVSPEQIDANQETLEALIDLCHDFPHLSPKLQTQLSYLVGSSLSNLSKEINANLSSNINFNEISELIPQWKRHLEEYGYLIQVLLTFLQDELHKVSSQSTNLNRSTKNGKNDSANVEVFRRDCNQLESLLESIIKLLEINLSKIFQTTPEKDLFLGLFTRPLFVVLEIESVTKLSSMKMFIQKILAICVKNHGQSSSIQGSLMTNLTYFLHLSTFNAELLKLLNDEYNYPQLTENILKEISTRVFNAKDTTGPKAISNFLIKLSELSPGIMLRQMSLVITLLNNSSITLRCSVVEACGNIVSELAQNAQSLEQYKQQISVLIELLEERFQDSNPYVRTKAIQGCSKICDLSSKFNKSKAKFTALAVRSLQDRSSLVRRNSVKLLSKLLLKHPFKAIHGSQLKLSEWEEYLNVSETQLKVSLEKLESQETLDEAIERSMIEDEVEEGEEEHRTGLKESFNKGPDLSRIEMEVENINATTNADVIMKLKLMVVYYKDAISFIKEIHKSIELISNLLFSKNRNEVLESMDFLVLADAYDVELSEFGIKKMLHLVWMKGTNDEGTSISAHLIECYKQLFLTAPDGCDMREKTAHIAKNLINLTVGASIADLASLEQLLGMMYEQKMIDQNVINILWAIYNSASKTNTELEKTVNNSEPDNTNAERRFSNEQIHGSIIILGMLSLADNEIALKGLESLLNIGLGSVGIKDLTLCRYSCLTLERMVPKKSTIITKAINQEHEDVAVKKLYAMIINYTRDNEYYPMCEQALSALFTISSKPDILATDLIREKTMMTFGKPEGDDSILSFEQSSRVVSLSQLLFVVGQVAIKTLVYLEKCEAEFKKRKIEAETRKGKGKNQDGDMTNTTQDNGDDKELEMIGGTNEDDFTDAIQFVKENELLFGDKSILGKFCPIVEEIVSNSSRFGDPMLQRTATLCLEKLMCLSSQYCEKRLPLLITVMEKSPDPTIRSNAVLGLGDMAVCFNNLVDENTDYLYRRLHDENLMVQRTCLMTVTFLILAGQVKVKGQLGEMAKCLDNPDQGISDMCRLFFTELASKDNAIYNGFIDIFSSLSSDNLLGKESFKKIVKFLLTFIDKERHQKQLNEKLVGRLKKCETQKQWDDIAFVLNNLPYKNETVTAVLEEGFKVVSARE